Genomic window (Vigna unguiculata cultivar IT97K-499-35 chromosome 10, ASM411807v1, whole genome shotgun sequence):
taatatccaaaaaaaatatatattaacatatatagTTAACTCAACGTGATGTTTatacaaattaacaaaaataatcaaattgaatTGATTTAACACATAAATTTGAttgaaccaaaaacaaaaattgagaacGAAACCAATCAAATCCAAGGATTTATAGGACCaaatagtaattcaacctaaaaataaatacaactaaTAACTCTAAtcatataattcaataataatattttataaatcaatcatatatattgttgtaacatattaaaaatattattaaactttaaaacataaaatataacacAAAAAGATGTGAAAtcaactatatatttttttgcatgccaaaacaaatatttacaaTACAATATACCACACCAATAACATAATCACAGACTAAGCGacattgaaaagaaaacaacacaaataatCACAACTGAAATTATTAACATTGATAATTAAGTTTGTACTTTTCCCAAATTATAGGATTCAATCAACTTTCATATATTAGTTTAAGAGGATGTCTAAAAACAAGGATTCCTCAAATAGCTTTCTAGTTTCTTGTATTTGTATAACTTGTTTAGCTTtacattttaacaatataaattaCTTGATGTCATACTCAATGAAGGAGATTTACATTAGTCAATATAAGAGTAAAAAGGAGTTACGATATTTGTTATTGATACACCACAAGTTGCACAAGTTATTAGGAAAATAAACATCCCTAGTTTCACatccaatttttaaattttcttaaggAAGTTGTTCCGTCAAGTAAATGTAAAAATGACCCATAGTTCCAGTACGAAATTTGTTTACGTATATGGACTCCAATGTTAGAATttcattatctttaatttttatagaacCAGGTTTTGGATAACAAACCGATATTGCAACTAGGTAACCTCtttcatttcctgcttcttttCCTGATCCATACTTTGGTGTTGAAGTACATAACACCCTTCTATcctaagttaataaaaatataaatttagaaaatagttAGAAAAGTTAACTTCTTAAAATTACATAGAGTTAATCAAGAAATGTTATTACGaatatatgaaaaacaaaaaggttCATAATGTATCTATTACaaatcatacatattaatagGAATGTTAATAAACATCAAATATTACCTGTCCATACAAAGTTGCATTGACAACACCAGTGTGCAAATGAGCAACACCGTATATAAGATAACCACCTTTTATTATTGTGATGTTTGCTTTCTTGATATGAGGGGAGTCACTTTCATGATTTCTTGGGATTGTATACTCTAACTATAACAAATTAAGAGATTTATGTTACTCATTTTTTCGTTCAAAAGTAATCAATAGATTACTAATTTTCTTtggaatttaattaagattCGAACGTATGCTTATCATTTATGTAATTGTGTATATTGGATAAAATATCTATCTTACACTCATGAATTATTGTAGAACCATTTGATCTCACACGATTAGTAGgatcaaatatataaaacttaagtGGCACTTGGTGTTCATCCCAATCAATCCATCTTATTTTGTATCTTAAGAAAAGGTTTCTTGTTGGACCATGAAAATCCTTTCGTAATTTGCATTGTAAGTTATCTTGACAGCAAAATATTCCTCCTTTGTAGTTTAAGTGCAATGGTTGGCCATCAATGCCCGTTGTGACATTGTAAAATTCCTTCGGGAGATTTAAAAGGTTGCATCTACATTGGGTGCAACCTTTTCTATCATGTGTGCCACGAGTATCAATAACCATGATGTTAAACAACCACTTTTCTGTAAATCAATGCTTGATTTTTATGAGATTACCTAATTTGATCACAAAAGGATCTGGAAGATTTGAGGATGTTCGTCGTGATTCTCCTCCCAAGCCCCAATAATGTAGTAGCACAAAATCTTGACAAGTTCCATCATTTCTTTCGTATTCAATACCGTTTCGAAGGTCATGAGATTGTTCAATGTAGTATGACAAGGTAttgttttcaatatattttacagCAAACCAATGGTGAAGGTAAGCTTCATACAAAGGTACAAaattaccatcttcatcaacTACTTGAGCATTAAAACTCTTATCCTAATATGACCTTTTGGAAAttcaatatctaaaaatattttcaatgcaATTTTTCCTAGTCCTACTTCAaattttttagacaaaaaaatagtTGATTTGATATGACTTTCAGATTCTAAATAAACTGAATATACATTTCCAgacaataatattattgataatgaaaatatagttattttagcCATAATCATGCTATCAACCTGCACATAAATCATTAGTTAGTTATGTTCATGAAATCACTTTTTGTATAATCTCAAATACAAatggttaaaatatataaattaggaatggttttaaaaagaagtaaaattgCATAATGTTGATGACTAAAATTTGCatattagaagaaaaagaaaaatgtttaccATGTTGAAGATTTCTCTTAATTGAAAGTGTACAATTGTTGAAATTTCCAAGCCATAAGTTTACGtttatataaaactaatattttgttttatatatagttGATGACACAAATTGTGGAAATTACACctctatattaaaattaaacttaagacacaaattaaataataaaatatactttgaaGTTGTATGAGAAAAAGTTATTCGTGTCTTAGGTGTTCGatccttaaaataaattgaaatgcagattaatatatttcatgattttcaatgaaTAATATTTGAATCAAAGGAAAGAAATACTGTTATTTTgattacatgattttcattcaACACAATTAATTGTAGAACAtaactttctttctttctttctctttctctttctctgaaCCCAACAATGGCTTCAAGTGGCGATGCAGCACCAGAGTTCTACCAAAACGTCGTCGTAATGCGCCACGGCGATCGCATGGACAACTTCGAACCCATGTGGGTCTCCTCCGCTGCCCGACCCTGGGACCCGCCCCTGGTCCAACAGGGTCGGGTTCGAGCCTTTGCCACGGGTCGCGAGTTCCGCAAAAATCTACCTTTCACTCTCAATCGCGTTTTCGTCTCTCCCTTTCTCCGATGTGTCCAAACCGCTGCAGAAGTCGTCACCGCCCTCTCCGCCGTATCCGACAACCAGGACCCAAATAACCTCACCGGCGATGGCGTCCCCATCGATCCTTCTAAAATCAAGGTCAAAATcgtctttctcttctttttgcAGAATGTGAACATCAATGTTTAACTGGAATCTGAGGTCAACCCTGATTTGAGCCCGtaattcttttagaaaatatattttaatcatttgaatttgaaataaaaaagatacCTTTTTAGTTTATAGGAGTAAAATATACCGTTTTAACAGTAATTTTTAGTGGTCAACTGTAGATTGAAAGACTgaactcatttttattttattttttcaattaagagACTACAATAATCTGCTTTAAATTTAAGGATAATAACTGGGTTGGCAGGTACTAAAGAATTTAGCAGATTCTAAACTCTGCTTTGAggattttcatttttgtaactttttagTTCGTTGTCTTGTGGTAATTGTGTCTTTTATGAGAATATTTTGGTGTGACaactttgattttgattttttagttATTCTGACTAAAAGAATAATTCgaattttaaaagaatcaatttCACAATCATGTCTGCACAGAACGAATCAATTTGCACTGAGTTTAAGAAATGATGTTGCATGCCTTACAAATCCTTAGCAGATTCGTATATGAGCAGCTATTGAGTTTAAGAAATTTTGTCCCTCTTTTCCACAAGTGCAGGTCTCTGTTGAATATGGCTTGTGTGAAATGATGAGCAGGGCAGCTATTAGACTTGATGTGGTTCCTAAAGATGGAAACTGGGGTTTCGATATACCGAAGATCGAGGCTCTGCTTCCGACGGGGACAGTGGATAAGAATGTGAAAAGGGTCTATGAAAAGGTATGGAAGTTTTCATcttcactttcaattgagaagTTTTAGCACAGTTGACAGTTATGTAGGTATGAATGCAAATGTCACTTGGGCTGATGAAATCTTTTTTGCTTGAGGAACTTCAGTTGCCCCAGTGGGAAGAAGATCCTTACTTGCAAACAAGGCCTAGATATAAGCAAATAGTTAAAGATCTTGCTGACAAATATCCTACTGAGAACTTGCTGCTTGTCACACATGGTATAATGTTCAATTTATTGCTCAACTTTATCTGCAAACACACCTTTTTCTTTGTAAATGCAATCTTTTACTGAATCTGTCAGTGGTCACCGGATGAAGTTGTGGTATATTTTGAAGTGTGGAAGAGATTTTTTCAAGCtgaattctaatttgattgCATCTTTTGTAGGGGAAGGAGTTGGGGTGGCATATTCTTCATTCCAAGAGGAGGTTGAAGTGTATGATGTTGATTACTGTGGTTACGTCCAACTCAGACGCCCGATTTTCAAGAAAGACCAATCATTCACTGCAGGAGAATTTGAAGCTGTTATTCACAATGGTCAAACTGGTATAAAATGCacccaaaaaaacaaaacttcacTATAATGGCCATCTACACCTCCGAGCCTGATTCTCACTTGCTACTGTGGCTACTTTATGTTTCATTCCTCCAAAGACTAAATGACTTCTGTATTGAGAATGCTTGATTCAGTAGGAACACATAAACACCATTATTATTCTTCACTCGATTGAATGGTAAACATAGGATGAAAAGAAAAGTGTTATAATCAGAATAAGTTAATGGATACATTATATGAATTGATAGAACTCTATGGTGATGGATGATCTAAGTAGACAGTTCTACTTATGAGAATCCTTGGTTTGTTATTACTGTTGCATTTGGCTTATTCTAATAGAATACCTTTTTTGTCACCCCTATGTTTGTTATTTCTGTGTTGTACATATAAAGTTTGTCTTTAGGAAATAAAGGAGGAAAATGcttgtaaattatattattagttttgtgTATGTATTTGAAAGGAACAACGCTTTGTGTTAAAAGCTATTTGTTGAACTATTTTCAGCTTTCTTCCGATAACCAGGTCTTGAAATTATGTAATGTTCAATCTTCTTTGGAAATAATTTGTTTCCTCAAAACTGGACTGTCATGATCACTTACACCACACCAGTGTTCGGGTAGTATATTTCATGAATTTTCTAtgattccaatttttattttatttttcttccaattGAACTGAAGAAAC
Coding sequences:
- the LOC114165971 gene encoding uncharacterized protein LOC114165971 produces the protein MASSGDAAPEFYQNVVVMRHGDRMDNFEPMWVSSAARPWDPPLVQQGRVRAFATGREFRKNLPFTLNRVFVSPFLRCVQTAAEVVTALSAVSDNQDPNNLTGDGVPIDPSKIKVSVEYGLCEMMSRAAIRLDVVPKDGNWGFDIPKIEALLPTGTVDKNVKRVYEKLPQWEEDPYLQTRPRYKQIVKDLADKYPTENLLLVTHGEGVGVAYSSFQEEVEVYDVDYCGYVQLRRPIFKKDQSFTAGEFEAVIHNGQTGIKCTQKNKTSL